A region of Acidithiobacillus ferridurans DNA encodes the following proteins:
- a CDS encoding arginyltransferase — protein MAFYLSALQKCPYLPDQEELLVLSDPREMVGSAQYDQLLQKGFRRNGPVAYRPMCPQCDACISVRIPVAEFRPDRGQRRTWACNQDIRIREQPPHWEAAHARLFAEYQCSRHPGGGMDEHADRLYREMIVENGGVDARLLVFEQEGHPLAVALVDVLGGGVSAVYTFYTPDLPQRGLGIFAILSQIEWTRKLGLPYLYLGYWVANSPKMDYKKRFRPLEGFVAGDWRLLTEAFKRG, from the coding sequence ATGGCCTTTTATTTGTCCGCCTTGCAGAAGTGCCCTTACCTGCCGGATCAGGAAGAACTCCTGGTGCTCAGCGATCCTCGGGAGATGGTGGGCAGCGCCCAATATGACCAACTTCTGCAGAAAGGATTCCGGCGCAATGGTCCGGTGGCCTACCGCCCGATGTGCCCGCAGTGCGATGCCTGCATTTCCGTGCGCATCCCCGTTGCGGAGTTCCGGCCAGATCGTGGCCAGCGGCGCACCTGGGCATGCAATCAGGATATACGGATACGGGAACAACCCCCCCACTGGGAAGCCGCCCACGCACGTCTCTTCGCCGAGTATCAGTGTTCGCGGCACCCAGGGGGTGGCATGGACGAGCATGCGGATCGCCTGTACCGGGAAATGATCGTCGAGAACGGCGGCGTGGATGCCCGCCTCCTGGTCTTTGAGCAGGAAGGACACCCGTTGGCGGTGGCACTGGTGGACGTGCTCGGCGGTGGCGTCTCTGCGGTTTACACCTTTTATACCCCAGATCTGCCGCAACGCGGCCTGGGTATTTTTGCTATCCTCAGCCAGATTGAATGGACCAGGAAGTTGGGCCTTCCCTATCTTTATCTGGGCTATTGGGTCGCCAACAGCCCCAAAATGGACTATAAAAAGCGCTTTCGCCCCCTGGAGGGTTTTGTGGCGGGCGACTGGCGATTGCTGACAGAGGCGTTCAAACGCGGATGA
- a CDS encoding ABC transporter permease — MNSAAPDIFSTFSPWTMAGVTGLLGSAWALSAWQKLGVGKELLWSAARATIQLGIMGFLLGWLFRQHQPFFLVLFLIAMILMAGRFNRKRGAGIPHAYWIGVISITVATAVTLAWMLLSGLVFWRGESLVPIGGMIIGNAMNAVSLALNRLRSEVDQREALLLAMLALGATHRQSMRSLYSMVVRSSLIPTIDSLKSVGMIHIPGITAGMILAGMAPLAAVSMQLVVMVMLTAAVTLSVSTAVLLAAPRALVFSQQMEE, encoded by the coding sequence ATGAACAGTGCCGCACCGGACATTTTCAGCACCTTTTCACCGTGGACCATGGCGGGGGTGACCGGCCTCCTCGGCAGTGCCTGGGCCTTGTCGGCCTGGCAAAAGCTGGGGGTGGGCAAAGAACTTCTGTGGTCGGCGGCCCGGGCGACGATTCAGTTGGGGATCATGGGGTTTTTGCTGGGTTGGCTGTTCCGCCAGCATCAGCCGTTTTTTCTGGTACTCTTTCTGATAGCCATGATCCTGATGGCCGGTCGTTTCAATCGTAAGCGCGGTGCCGGTATCCCGCACGCCTATTGGATCGGGGTGATCAGCATCACGGTGGCGACTGCGGTCACCCTCGCTTGGATGCTCCTTTCCGGATTGGTTTTCTGGCGCGGCGAATCATTGGTCCCCATTGGCGGCATGATTATCGGCAATGCAATGAACGCCGTATCGCTGGCACTCAACCGTTTGCGCAGCGAGGTGGACCAGCGTGAGGCGTTGTTGCTGGCCATGCTGGCGCTTGGTGCCACGCACCGTCAATCGATGCGCAGCCTGTATAGTATGGTGGTGCGCAGTTCCCTGATTCCGACGATAGACAGCCTGAAAAGCGTCGGTATGATCCATATTCCAGGAATTACCGCAGGAATGATTCTCGCGGGTATGGCGCCCCTTGCCGCAGTATCCATGCAATTGGTGGTAATGGTGATGTTGACAGCCGCTGTTACCTTGAGTGTTTCCACCGCGGTTTTGCTGGCTGCACCGCGTGCGCTGGTTTTTTCACAACAGATGGAGGAGTAA
- a CDS encoding CDP-6-deoxy-delta-3,4-glucoseen reductase, whose product MTYRLRIEPSGHEMDCDRDETILEAALRHGFHIPYGCRNGTCATCKGRILSGEVDYGKVEEKILSAAEKDAGLALFCQAIPLSDVTIEVREIGATKDIQIKTLPSRVARIVDLAPDVRAVFLKIPTTERLQFLPGQYIDILLKDGGRRGFSLANIPGEDALLELHIKRVPGGVFTGHVFSAMKEKDILRFEGPLGTFFIRQESTRPLLMVATGTGFAPIKAMLESLFAQGCIRPIHFYWGVRHPEDFYYQDLLREWQARHDHFQVTRIVSRPDASWSGATGYVTAQVIHDFPDASLLDAYICGHPDMVFSLSAALQGAGLNPEHIYADAFVFAKAKTS is encoded by the coding sequence ATGACTTACCGCCTGCGCATTGAACCGAGCGGCCACGAGATGGATTGCGACAGAGATGAAACCATCCTGGAGGCCGCTCTGCGGCATGGTTTTCATATCCCCTACGGTTGTCGCAATGGTACCTGTGCGACCTGCAAGGGACGTATTCTCAGTGGAGAAGTAGATTACGGGAAGGTGGAGGAAAAGATTTTGTCGGCCGCCGAGAAGGATGCGGGCCTGGCGCTCTTCTGCCAGGCAATACCCCTGTCCGACGTGACGATAGAAGTCCGGGAGATCGGGGCCACCAAGGATATCCAGATTAAAACACTGCCGTCACGGGTAGCAAGAATCGTCGATTTGGCACCCGATGTGCGCGCGGTTTTTCTAAAAATTCCGACTACGGAGCGTCTCCAGTTTCTCCCTGGACAGTATATCGACATTCTCCTGAAAGACGGTGGCAGACGGGGTTTTTCCCTCGCCAACATACCCGGTGAAGATGCGCTCCTGGAGCTGCACATCAAAAGAGTGCCTGGCGGTGTCTTTACCGGGCATGTATTCAGTGCGATGAAGGAAAAGGACATCTTGCGTTTCGAGGGACCATTGGGCACTTTTTTTATTCGTCAGGAATCCACCCGCCCTTTACTGATGGTCGCTACCGGCACCGGTTTTGCACCCATCAAGGCGATGCTCGAGTCGCTCTTTGCGCAGGGCTGCATACGTCCGATCCATTTTTATTGGGGTGTGCGCCATCCGGAGGATTTTTATTATCAGGATTTGCTGAGGGAATGGCAGGCACGTCATGACCATTTTCAGGTAACCAGGATAGTATCCCGTCCCGATGCTTCCTGGTCCGGAGCAACCGGCTATGTTACGGCACAAGTGATCCATGACTTTCCGGACGCGAGCCTGCTCGACGCCTATATTTGTGGGCACCCGGACATGGTGTTTTCCTTAAGCGCCGCTTTACAGGGAGCCGGATTGAATCCGGAACACATTTATGCAGATGCGTTTGTATTTGCCAAAGCAAAAACAAGCTGA
- the argB gene encoding acetylglutamate kinase: MINSIHSDPHLQARILVEALPYMQRFHGRTIVIKYGGNAMIDARLQEQFAYDVTLMKQVGMNPVVVHGGGPQIGAMLERLGVHTHFVDGMRVTDAATMEVVEMVLGGGVNKEIVQAINRAGGRAVGLTGKDGGLLRARPLRRDGVDLGLVGEVARVDPDIIRLLDQGDFIPVVAPVGVGSLGESYNINADLVAGALAATLRAEKLILMTNVAGVLDSDGQLRTRLEAAEVDRMVADGRIYGGMLPKIQCCLDAVAAGVQASHIIDGRVPHALLLEIFTDAGVGTLISDTR, encoded by the coding sequence ATGATAAACTCCATACACAGCGATCCCCACCTGCAGGCCCGCATACTGGTGGAAGCCCTGCCTTACATGCAGCGTTTTCACGGCCGTACCATCGTCATCAAGTACGGTGGCAACGCCATGATCGATGCCCGACTTCAGGAACAGTTTGCCTACGATGTAACCCTGATGAAACAGGTGGGCATGAATCCGGTGGTGGTGCATGGGGGTGGGCCGCAGATCGGTGCCATGCTGGAGCGACTCGGGGTGCATACCCATTTTGTGGATGGCATGCGGGTGACCGATGCCGCGACCATGGAAGTGGTGGAAATGGTCCTTGGCGGGGGTGTCAACAAGGAGATCGTGCAGGCCATCAATCGTGCGGGCGGCCGCGCCGTGGGGTTGACCGGCAAGGACGGCGGCTTGCTCCGGGCGCGCCCCCTGCGCCGGGATGGTGTGGATCTCGGACTGGTGGGCGAGGTCGCACGGGTGGACCCGGATATTATCCGTCTGCTGGATCAGGGTGATTTTATTCCGGTGGTGGCGCCAGTCGGGGTGGGCTCCCTGGGCGAGTCCTATAATATCAATGCCGACCTGGTGGCGGGCGCTCTCGCTGCGACGTTGCGAGCAGAGAAGCTCATCCTGATGACCAATGTCGCCGGTGTGCTGGATTCTGACGGACAGTTGCGCACTCGTCTGGAGGCCGCCGAGGTGGACCGGATGGTCGCCGATGGCCGTATTTACGGCGGCATGTTGCCCAAGATCCAGTGCTGTCTGGACGCTGTGGCGGCGGGCGTGCAGGCTTCACATATCATCGATGGTCGGGTACCCCATGCATTATTGCTGGAAATATTCACCGACGCCGGGGTCGGTACATTGATCTCCGACACGCGCTGA
- a CDS encoding zinc ribbon domain-containing protein, whose protein sequence is MKKWIRQLELERNRCQSCGMPLQFDPEGGGTEADGSHSNCYCSYCYAGGQFREPELALDAMQHRVRQLMRQRNAPWYVRAYMAHRVPTLARWRGCKKR, encoded by the coding sequence ATGAAAAAATGGATACGCCAACTGGAACTTGAAAGAAACCGCTGCCAGAGTTGTGGCATGCCGCTGCAGTTTGATCCCGAAGGTGGGGGAACGGAAGCCGATGGTAGCCACAGCAACTGTTACTGCAGCTATTGCTATGCCGGAGGTCAATTCCGGGAGCCGGAACTGGCGCTGGATGCCATGCAGCACCGTGTCCGGCAATTGATGCGCCAACGTAATGCGCCATGGTACGTCCGAGCTTACATGGCGCATCGCGTGCCGACACTGGCTCGCTGGCGGGGATGCAAAAAGCGTTAG
- a CDS encoding TetR/AcrR family transcriptional regulator, protein MGELPLILEGEGRQRILAAAEKLFSDKAFDAVSMNAIALQAGISKANIYHYFPNKDALYLAVLRAASRNLRKLLNDAVDAHGTVVDVLRHFARCHLQALLDRPELVRLVWRELLEKGAPRAREFAEQGFADVFSALVAVLESGQARGELRADFNPALVATLMLGANVFFFQSRDILRHYPAVGFADDPAGYDAGVVEILLRGLIPESSTDTVRA, encoded by the coding sequence ATGGGGGAGTTGCCACTGATACTTGAAGGCGAAGGACGGCAGCGGATTCTGGCCGCTGCCGAAAAGCTCTTTTCCGATAAGGCATTTGATGCGGTCTCCATGAATGCCATCGCGTTGCAGGCGGGTATCAGCAAGGCCAATATCTATCATTATTTTCCCAATAAGGATGCCCTCTATCTGGCAGTATTGCGCGCGGCCAGCCGCAACTTGCGGAAACTGCTCAACGATGCGGTCGACGCCCACGGAACCGTGGTGGATGTGCTCCGGCATTTTGCACGCTGCCACCTCCAGGCTCTGCTGGATCGGCCGGAACTGGTGCGTCTGGTATGGCGGGAATTACTCGAAAAAGGCGCGCCCAGAGCACGGGAGTTTGCGGAACAGGGTTTCGCGGATGTGTTTTCTGCCTTGGTTGCGGTCTTGGAAAGCGGGCAGGCCCGGGGCGAACTGCGGGCGGATTTCAACCCTGCCTTGGTGGCAACCCTGATGTTGGGCGCGAATGTTTTCTTTTTTCAGTCCCGGGATATTCTGCGCCATTATCCGGCCGTGGGCTTTGCCGATGATCCCGCAGGTTATGACGCTGGGGTTGTCGAGATTCTTCTGCGTGGGCTGATTCCGGAATCTTCAACAGACACGGTACGTGCATGA
- the rnt gene encoding ribonuclease T yields the protein MAALAGRFRGFLPVVVDVETAGFDSERNALLEVAAIIIGGEVGQLRPVATHHFQVQPFAGAVLDPAALAFTGIDPFQALRGAVSEEEALRGIFRPVRTAVKVAQCRRAILVGHNAAFDLSFIKAAEKRTGVKNNPFHLFSTFDTVSLAGLAYGETVLAKAALAAGLDWDHTQAHSALYDARQTAELFCRIVNRYDLNREYP from the coding sequence ATGGCGGCTTTGGCCGGACGGTTTCGCGGCTTTTTGCCGGTAGTAGTCGATGTGGAAACGGCAGGATTTGACTCTGAACGTAATGCGTTGCTGGAAGTGGCTGCGATCATCATCGGTGGCGAAGTGGGGCAGTTGCGGCCCGTAGCCACCCACCACTTTCAGGTCCAGCCCTTTGCCGGCGCGGTGCTTGACCCGGCAGCACTGGCGTTTACCGGTATTGATCCCTTTCAGGCACTGCGCGGCGCTGTTTCCGAGGAGGAAGCCCTGCGCGGAATTTTCAGGCCGGTGCGCACTGCTGTAAAGGTGGCTCAATGCCGACGTGCCATTCTCGTGGGGCACAATGCCGCTTTTGACCTGTCCTTTATCAAGGCAGCAGAAAAACGGACCGGCGTCAAAAACAATCCCTTTCATCTTTTCAGTACCTTCGACACCGTTAGTCTGGCCGGATTGGCCTATGGTGAGACCGTGCTGGCCAAGGCCGCCCTGGCAGCCGGTCTGGACTGGGATCATACCCAAGCCCATTCGGCACTCTATGATGCGCGCCAGACGGCGGAATTGTTCTGCCGGATCGTGAATCGCTACGATCTCAACCGGGAGTATCCGTGA
- the aat gene encoding leucyl/phenylalanyl-tRNA--protein transferase, whose protein sequence is MQLRPEGVRPVLLQRHDRSAPFPDPEQADGNLVAIGGDLSRERLLRAYAHGIFPWFGEEDPILWWSPDPRGILEPPAIHVSRSLRKSARNRDWQYRMDSDFAGVIDACAAPRPGQGDTWITPAVRAAYLDLFAAGAAHSLEVYQQDRLVGGLYGVALGGLFFGESMFSRVPDASRLALVLLARHLQHWGFGLIDTQFITPHLQSMGAREIPRRDFLRAVADLRTQHTHADWNILLPLPGMF, encoded by the coding sequence GTGCAGTTGCGCCCTGAGGGCGTCCGTCCGGTCCTCCTGCAACGCCATGACCGGTCAGCCCCCTTCCCCGACCCGGAGCAGGCCGACGGCAACCTAGTCGCCATCGGTGGCGATTTGTCCAGGGAGCGCTTGCTCCGGGCCTATGCCCACGGCATCTTTCCCTGGTTCGGTGAAGAAGACCCCATTCTCTGGTGGTCACCTGATCCCCGCGGTATTCTGGAGCCCCCGGCGATACACGTCAGTCGCAGTCTGCGCAAATCCGCCCGTAACCGTGACTGGCAATATCGCATGGACAGCGATTTTGCCGGTGTCATCGACGCTTGCGCAGCGCCGCGCCCAGGGCAGGGAGATACCTGGATTACTCCGGCGGTACGGGCCGCCTACCTGGATCTGTTCGCGGCCGGAGCAGCACATTCCCTGGAAGTCTATCAGCAGGACCGCCTGGTCGGGGGGCTTTACGGCGTAGCCCTCGGTGGACTTTTTTTCGGGGAGTCCATGTTCAGTCGGGTGCCCGACGCCTCCAGGCTGGCTCTTGTTCTACTGGCGCGTCATCTTCAGCACTGGGGCTTTGGCCTGATCGATACCCAGTTCATCACCCCGCACCTGCAGAGCATGGGCGCGCGGGAAATACCCCGCCGTGATTTCCTGCGCGCCGTTGCTGATCTGCGCACCCAGCATACGCATGCAGACTGGAACATCTTGTTACCGCTGCCCGGGATGTTTTAA
- the htpX gene encoding protease HtpX, with amino-acid sequence MKSFKSILLLVVTNLLIFVSLSISFTILVNFILPIFGVDLRGSVSGADLLWALLIGFGGAFVSLLMSKHLARAGLQMQRIDAPQSAKEQLVYDSVAQLANRLGIRMPEVWVYWNDEPNAFATGPGRNHSMVAVSSGLVNLLGDNEVRAVLAHEMGHVYNGDMVSTTLLQGLMNTFVFWLSMLAARQFDDRPMVAFAVSIVLQIGLSFLALIPITWFSRRREFAADRFAAEQVGVAPMISALQKLQRGAEALHVVHDVVRDPMATAYISGSWRGWFATHPSLEARVAALRALQNGYSYQ; translated from the coding sequence ATGAAATCATTCAAGAGCATACTGCTGTTGGTGGTGACGAATCTGCTGATATTCGTCAGCCTGTCGATCAGTTTTACTATTCTAGTCAACTTCATTTTGCCGATCTTCGGTGTCGACCTCCGCGGATCGGTGAGTGGCGCGGACCTGCTCTGGGCGCTGCTGATCGGTTTCGGCGGTGCCTTTGTTTCGCTGTTGATGTCGAAACATCTGGCGCGCGCGGGCCTGCAGATGCAACGCATCGATGCGCCGCAATCGGCCAAGGAGCAACTGGTATACGATTCAGTGGCACAGCTTGCCAATCGTTTGGGTATTCGCATGCCGGAAGTCTGGGTGTACTGGAATGATGAGCCCAACGCCTTCGCCACCGGACCGGGGCGCAACCACAGCATGGTGGCGGTCAGCAGCGGTCTGGTCAATCTCCTCGGCGACAATGAGGTGCGGGCGGTACTGGCCCATGAGATGGGGCACGTATACAATGGCGACATGGTGAGTACCACCTTGCTGCAGGGGCTGATGAATACGTTTGTATTCTGGTTGTCCATGCTTGCCGCGCGGCAGTTTGATGACCGGCCCATGGTTGCTTTTGCGGTATCCATAGTGCTGCAGATCGGCCTGTCTTTCCTGGCGCTGATTCCCATCACTTGGTTTTCGCGCCGTCGGGAATTCGCTGCGGATCGTTTTGCCGCCGAGCAGGTGGGCGTGGCCCCGATGATCTCGGCCCTGCAAAAACTGCAGCGGGGCGCGGAAGCCCTGCATGTGGTGCATGATGTGGTGCGTGATCCCATGGCGACGGCCTACATTTCCGGAAGCTGGCGCGGCTGGTTTGCCACCCATCCCAGTCTGGAGGCGCGGGTGGCAGCTCTGCGGGCATTGCAAAACGGTTATAGTTACCAGTAG